Proteins from one Hydrogenispora ethanolica genomic window:
- a CDS encoding D-ribose ABC transporter substrate-binding protein — MGGIELKKGLLWLVALFLLIGSLSVFAAKRNSNLIVIITPSHDNPFFKAEAVGAEARAKELGYQTLTLIHNDDANKQNELFDTAIARRAAAIICDNAGADATIAPVRRAKAAGIPAFLVDREINATGLAVAQIVSNNYQGAKLGGEEFVRLMGEKGKYVELVGKESDTNAGIRSKGYHEVIDQYPDLKLVARQSANWSQTEAFSKMESIIQANKDIKGVICGNDTMAMGAMAALKAAGMGHVIVVGFDGSNDVRDSILRGEIKATVLQPAYRIAQLAVEQADRYLRTGSTGEREKQLKDCILINKANANKLETFMLKN, encoded by the coding sequence ATGGGAGGGATAGAGTTGAAGAAAGGTTTGCTATGGTTGGTTGCGCTGTTCCTTTTGATCGGTTCGCTGAGCGTCTTCGCGGCGAAGCGGAATTCCAATCTGATCGTGATCATCACCCCGTCACACGATAACCCGTTCTTCAAGGCGGAAGCGGTCGGAGCCGAGGCGCGGGCCAAGGAGTTGGGCTACCAGACCTTGACGCTGATCCACAATGATGACGCCAATAAGCAGAATGAACTGTTCGACACGGCCATCGCCCGGAGAGCGGCGGCGATCATCTGCGACAACGCCGGCGCCGACGCGACCATCGCTCCGGTGCGGCGGGCGAAAGCCGCCGGGATTCCCGCCTTCCTGGTGGACCGGGAGATCAACGCCACCGGCCTCGCGGTGGCCCAGATCGTCTCCAATAACTATCAAGGCGCCAAACTCGGCGGCGAAGAATTCGTGCGCCTGATGGGGGAGAAGGGCAAGTATGTGGAGCTGGTGGGGAAAGAGTCCGACACCAACGCCGGGATCCGTTCCAAAGGATATCATGAGGTCATCGACCAATATCCCGACTTGAAACTGGTGGCCCGTCAGAGTGCCAATTGGAGCCAGACCGAGGCTTTTTCCAAGATGGAATCGATCATTCAGGCTAACAAAGATATCAAAGGCGTCATTTGCGGCAACGACACGATGGCGATGGGCGCGATGGCCGCGTTGAAAGCCGCCGGAATGGGGCATGTGATTGTAGTGGGATTCGATGGCAGCAATGATGTACGGGATTCGATCCTCCGGGGGGAGATCAAAGCGACGGTTTTGCAACCGGCCTATCGCATTGCCCAGTTGGCCGTGGAACAAGCGGACCGGTATCTCCGGACCGGTTCCACCGGTGAACGGGAGAAGCAGCTCAAGGATTGCATCTTGATCAACAAGGCCAATGCCAATAAACTGGAAACTTTTATGCTCAAGAATTAG
- a CDS encoding L-fucose/L-arabinose isomerase family protein, which produces MNKITLGVIISNRDFFPDHLVAEGRRDIVKLLAELDMDAVMLGEDQTKLGAVETWQDAKICAELFQKHRSRIAGILVILPNFGDERAVADTVKLSGLRVPILIQAYPDDLDRFNVEHRRDAFCGKISVCNNLRQYGYAFSLTQSHTVHPDSAEFKAELQKFAAVCRVVNGVRTARMGAIGARPAAFNTVRYSEKLLQANGISVNTLDLSEVLGATQRLADDHPQVKEFLNKIRDYTDTAAVPELPLLKMAKLGTVITDWMTANELHATAIQCWDSLQSNYAINVCALMSMMSKRLFPSACEVDVTGAVSMYALQLASGRPSALVDWNNNYADDPDKCVLFHCGNWAKSFFPATCMGWAEILGTTLGRENTYGTIVGRVASGPMSYARISTDDRHGTIRTYVGEGTYTADPLDTFGSRAVIAVPRLQELLRFICQNGFEHHTAMNPAHTAVILEEAFVTYFGWETYHHPDS; this is translated from the coding sequence ATGAATAAAATAACGTTGGGCGTCATCATCAGCAACCGTGATTTTTTCCCCGATCACCTGGTGGCGGAGGGACGCCGGGATATCGTCAAGCTCCTCGCCGAGCTGGACATGGACGCCGTCATGCTGGGAGAGGACCAGACCAAGCTGGGCGCGGTGGAGACCTGGCAAGACGCCAAGATCTGCGCGGAGCTGTTTCAAAAACACCGTTCCCGAATTGCCGGTATCTTGGTGATCCTGCCGAATTTCGGCGATGAGAGAGCCGTGGCGGATACGGTCAAACTCTCCGGATTGCGGGTTCCCATTCTGATCCAGGCTTATCCCGATGATTTGGACCGTTTCAATGTCGAGCACCGCCGTGATGCGTTCTGCGGCAAGATCTCGGTCTGTAACAACCTGCGCCAGTACGGTTACGCCTTTTCCCTGACCCAATCGCATACCGTGCACCCCGATAGCGCGGAGTTCAAAGCGGAGTTACAAAAGTTCGCCGCAGTCTGCCGGGTGGTGAATGGCGTGCGTACGGCCAGGATGGGAGCCATCGGGGCGCGCCCGGCCGCTTTCAATACCGTCCGGTACAGTGAAAAACTATTGCAGGCCAACGGAATCTCCGTCAATACCCTGGATCTTTCGGAGGTTTTGGGAGCCACCCAACGGTTGGCCGATGACCACCCGCAAGTGAAGGAGTTTCTGAATAAAATCAGGGATTATACCGATACCGCGGCTGTGCCGGAACTTCCCCTGCTGAAAATGGCCAAATTGGGAACGGTCATCACCGATTGGATGACTGCGAACGAGCTGCACGCCACCGCCATTCAATGCTGGGACTCGTTGCAAAGCAATTACGCCATCAATGTCTGCGCGTTGATGAGCATGATGAGCAAGCGCTTATTCCCGAGCGCTTGTGAGGTGGATGTCACCGGCGCGGTATCGATGTATGCCTTACAGTTGGCCTCCGGCCGGCCCAGCGCCTTGGTGGACTGGAACAACAATTACGCCGACGATCCCGATAAATGCGTGCTGTTCCACTGCGGGAACTGGGCTAAAAGCTTTTTCCCTGCGACCTGTATGGGATGGGCCGAGATTCTCGGCACGACCTTAGGAAGGGAAAATACCTATGGCACCATCGTCGGGCGCGTGGCATCCGGCCCCATGAGCTACGCCCGGATCAGCACCGATGACCGGCACGGGACGATCCGGACTTACGTCGGAGAGGGAACTTATACCGCTGATCCGTTGGATACTTTCGGAAGCCGCGCCGTGATCGCTGTTCCCCGCCTGCAAGAATTGCTCCGTTTCATCTGCCAGAACGGTTTTGAACATCACACCGCCATGAATCCGGCGCATACCGCCGTCATCCTGGAAGAGGCGTTTGTAACCTATTTCGGTTGGGAGACTTACCACCATCCTGACAGCTAG
- the glpK gene encoding glycerol kinase GlpK gives MSEGFILAIDQGTTGSKVLLIDGQARIVSRAYGEIQQYYPENGWVEHDPMAIWLGVADLLQEVLAKTPAGGSIRALAITNQRETTLVWERGTGRPLYRAIVWQCRRSVGICKELIAGGYEALFRRKTGLPLDPYFSGTKLKWILDQVPGLRARAQRGEVCFGTIDSWLLWNLTGGKVFATDYSNASRTLLYNIYDLDWDEELLDILGIPRAMLPAVLPSAHRYGETAAVGGLPAGLPIAALIGDSQAALFGEGCFEPGMIKATYGTGTSLMMQAGSCPVRSSQGLAATLAWGLRDEVNYAYEGIINVTGATMQWLRDGLGIIDDVAASSAIAAQLPGNDGVYLVPAFVGLAAPYWDMEARGIITGLTRATGRGHLIRAGLEAIAYQVREVVDLMQAESGIGVAALRADGGAAGNEFLMQFQADILNVPVTRPHAREVSALGAAYLAGLGTGLWRSLAEIAGNWRAERSFYPQMAAAVRERLFGEWREAVARALTR, from the coding sequence ATGTCCGAAGGGTTCATCCTGGCCATTGATCAGGGGACGACCGGAAGCAAGGTTTTGTTGATCGATGGCCAAGCGCGGATCGTGAGCCGGGCCTATGGCGAGATCCAACAGTACTACCCGGAGAACGGATGGGTCGAACACGATCCCATGGCGATCTGGCTCGGCGTGGCCGATCTGCTTCAGGAGGTTCTAGCCAAGACGCCGGCCGGCGGATCGATCCGGGCGTTGGCCATCACCAATCAGCGCGAGACCACTTTGGTATGGGAACGCGGGACCGGGCGTCCCTTGTACCGCGCCATTGTCTGGCAATGCCGCCGTAGCGTGGGAATTTGCAAGGAATTGATCGCCGGGGGCTATGAGGCGCTCTTCCGCCGGAAAACCGGTTTACCCCTCGATCCCTATTTTTCGGGAACCAAACTGAAATGGATCCTGGACCAGGTTCCCGGGCTCCGGGCGCGGGCGCAGCGCGGCGAGGTCTGTTTCGGCACCATCGACAGCTGGCTGCTATGGAATCTTACCGGGGGCAAAGTCTTTGCCACCGATTACTCCAACGCTTCCCGGACGCTGCTTTATAACATTTATGATCTGGATTGGGATGAAGAACTCCTCGACATTTTGGGAATTCCCCGGGCTATGCTGCCCGCGGTTTTACCCTCGGCTCATCGGTACGGAGAAACGGCGGCGGTCGGCGGCCTGCCGGCCGGCTTACCCATCGCCGCCCTGATCGGCGATTCCCAGGCGGCGCTGTTTGGCGAGGGCTGTTTTGAGCCGGGCATGATCAAGGCCACCTATGGCACAGGTACTTCCCTGATGATGCAGGCCGGCAGTTGTCCGGTCCGTTCGAGCCAGGGGCTGGCCGCCACGTTGGCCTGGGGCCTGCGGGATGAGGTCAACTACGCGTATGAGGGGATCATCAATGTGACCGGCGCTACCATGCAATGGTTGCGGGACGGTTTGGGGATCATCGACGATGTGGCGGCCAGTTCGGCGATTGCCGCCCAATTACCGGGGAACGACGGAGTTTATCTAGTCCCGGCGTTTGTGGGCTTGGCTGCGCCTTATTGGGATATGGAAGCGCGCGGGATCATTACCGGTTTGACCCGGGCCACCGGCCGCGGACACCTCATCCGGGCCGGACTGGAAGCCATCGCCTATCAAGTGCGGGAAGTCGTCGACCTGATGCAGGCGGAGAGCGGCATCGGGGTGGCGGCGTTACGTGCCGACGGCGGCGCGGCGGGCAATGAATTTTTGATGCAGTTTCAGGCGGATATCTTAAATGTGCCCGTCACCCGGCCCCATGCCCGAGAAGTCTCCGCTCTGGGCGCCGCTTATCTGGCGGGTCTGGGAACCGGCCTTTGGCGCAGTTTGGCGGAGATTGCCGGCAACTGGCGGGCCGAACGCAGCTTTTATCCGCAAATGGCGGCCGCCGTCCGGGAGCGGCTGTTCGGAGAATGGCGGGAGGCGGTGGCCCGGGCGCTCACCCGGTAA
- a CDS encoding transketolase family protein → MPTAANRQVFAETLLELARNDPDIIALACDSRGSASLDRFADELPEQFVEVGIAEQNLVGIAAGLASCGKKPFACSPACFLTMRSVEQIKVDVAYSHQNVKLVGISGGVSYGALGATHHSLQDIAVMQAIPDLTVIIPSDNRETAHLTRLLAGYDRPVYLRTGRGPVPDVHDGAFVPEIGKGCLLLPGTDLTIVTTGEVVRIALDAGEILHQRGISARIIEIHTIKPLDERIVLQAAQETQALIVMEEHSIYGGLGCSIAALLGRCRPRPLQIMAIPDEFAVVGNQREIWEHYGLTAATLAQKAEELLRSTKASA, encoded by the coding sequence ATGCCCACTGCCGCGAACCGTCAAGTTTTCGCCGAAACTTTGTTGGAGTTGGCCCGAAACGATCCGGATATTATCGCCTTGGCTTGCGATTCCAGGGGGTCTGCATCTTTGGACCGGTTTGCCGACGAATTGCCGGAGCAATTCGTCGAGGTGGGGATCGCCGAACAGAATCTGGTGGGGATCGCCGCCGGCCTGGCGTCTTGTGGGAAAAAACCGTTCGCTTGCTCTCCCGCTTGCTTTTTGACCATGCGCAGCGTGGAGCAGATCAAAGTCGATGTGGCGTACTCCCATCAAAATGTCAAGCTGGTAGGAATCAGCGGCGGTGTAAGCTACGGCGCCCTGGGCGCGACGCACCATTCGTTGCAAGATATCGCCGTAATGCAGGCAATACCCGATTTGACTGTGATCATTCCCTCAGATAACCGGGAAACGGCGCATTTGACCCGTTTATTGGCCGGCTATGACCGTCCAGTCTACCTGAGAACCGGCCGGGGGCCGGTTCCCGATGTTCATGATGGGGCTTTTGTGCCGGAGATCGGGAAGGGCTGTTTGCTGCTGCCGGGAACGGATCTGACGATTGTGACGACGGGAGAAGTGGTCCGGATCGCTTTGGATGCCGGTGAGATCTTGCATCAAAGAGGAATCAGCGCCCGTATCATTGAGATTCATACCATTAAACCCCTGGATGAACGGATCGTCTTGCAAGCCGCGCAGGAAACGCAAGCGTTGATTGTCATGGAGGAGCATAGCATTTACGGCGGTCTGGGCTGCAGCATCGCCGCGCTGCTCGGTCGCTGTCGGCCACGGCCGCTGCAGATCATGGCCATTCCCGATGAATTTGCCGTCGTCGGCAATCAGCGGGAGATCTGGGAGCATTACGGTTTAACTGCCGCAACGCTGGCTCAAAAGGCTGAGGAGCTTCTCCGCAGCACGAAAGCTTCCGCCTGA
- a CDS encoding DeoR/GlpR family DNA-binding transcription regulator, with product MLAEERRKRILELLAENGSVTVAALSELFAVVPITVRRDLELLEKERMLVRTHGGAVLHVEPFLDRPLTAKETLNQEVKMKIAQTAASLVNNGETIILDEGSTCIEVARALRSDKNITVVTNGIKVALELTPYTNITTILIGGVCGHQNFVAYGHETIDSFAKIRAHKYFMGIDALVSGHGISDGDPHQVQLKRTKAASSQTVIGVADQSKLGKIAVAYVGPAGMMNRLIMNAPVPESFKRSLSEERVELIEVQ from the coding sequence ATGCTGGCGGAAGAGCGCAGAAAAAGAATTCTAGAACTGCTGGCGGAGAACGGCTCGGTGACCGTCGCCGCGCTCAGTGAGTTATTCGCGGTGGTCCCGATCACGGTCCGGCGCGATCTGGAGTTGCTGGAGAAAGAAAGGATGCTGGTCCGGACTCACGGCGGAGCGGTGTTACATGTCGAACCGTTCCTGGACCGGCCCTTAACCGCCAAAGAAACGCTCAATCAGGAAGTGAAGATGAAGATCGCCCAAACAGCCGCTTCGTTAGTGAATAACGGCGAGACCATCATCTTGGATGAAGGCTCGACCTGTATCGAAGTTGCCAGGGCGCTGCGGAGCGACAAGAATATCACCGTGGTTACCAATGGAATCAAGGTGGCCCTGGAGCTGACGCCGTACACCAATATCACGACCATCTTGATCGGCGGGGTCTGCGGCCACCAAAACTTCGTCGCTTATGGGCACGAAACCATCGACAGTTTCGCGAAGATCCGCGCTCACAAGTATTTCATGGGAATCGACGCCTTGGTTTCGGGTCACGGCATTTCCGACGGCGACCCGCATCAGGTGCAATTGAAGCGGACCAAGGCTGCTTCTTCCCAGACGGTGATCGGCGTGGCCGACCAGTCCAAATTGGGTAAGATCGCCGTGGCCTACGTCGGCCCGGCCGGCATGATGAATCGGCTGATTATGAATGCTCCCGTTCCGGAGAGCTTTAAAAGGAGCCTCAGTGAAGAACGGGTGGAACTCATCGAGGTCCAATAA
- a CDS encoding transketolase, giving the protein MPEDEGLSANPAQRKSSQFLEQKALHVRKELLNMIYRSGTGHIGGALSTVDLLVTLFYDVLKFSPQNCDSPDRDRFILSKGHSCEAYYAILADRGFFPKIELEGFCKFDSLLLGHPHPKIPGVEIATGSLGHGLSVAAGMALAGKMDGRSYRVFCLTGDGELTEGSLWEAAMAAAHYRLDNLVCIIDCNGLQISGPTRTIMDTEPLAEKWRSFGWRVRETDGHSFPEIRKSLALLPYEKGHPSLLIAHTVKGKGISFMEGDSGWHHRVPKETEYNQAVSELNKMRV; this is encoded by the coding sequence ATGCCTGAAGACGAAGGATTATCCGCCAATCCGGCGCAGCGAAAGTCCAGCCAGTTTCTGGAGCAAAAAGCGCTCCATGTTCGGAAAGAACTTTTGAACATGATCTATCGCTCCGGAACCGGACATATCGGTGGGGCGCTTTCGACCGTCGATCTTTTGGTAACCCTGTTTTATGACGTATTGAAGTTTTCGCCGCAGAATTGCGACAGCCCGGACCGGGACCGTTTCATTTTGAGCAAGGGGCACAGTTGCGAAGCTTACTATGCCATCCTGGCGGACCGCGGCTTTTTTCCCAAAATCGAATTGGAGGGTTTTTGTAAATTCGATAGCCTGCTGCTAGGGCATCCCCATCCCAAAATACCGGGGGTCGAGATTGCCACCGGTTCGCTGGGACACGGACTGTCGGTGGCCGCCGGGATGGCGCTGGCCGGCAAGATGGACGGCCGGAGCTATCGTGTCTTCTGTCTGACCGGTGACGGCGAGCTGACGGAAGGATCACTTTGGGAGGCCGCGATGGCCGCCGCCCATTACCGGCTGGATAACTTGGTCTGTATCATCGACTGCAACGGCCTTCAGATCAGCGGTCCGACCCGGACAATCATGGATACCGAACCGCTGGCGGAAAAATGGCGCTCCTTCGGTTGGCGGGTGCGGGAGACGGACGGCCATTCCTTTCCGGAGATCCGCAAAAGCCTGGCGCTATTGCCTTATGAAAAAGGCCATCCGTCGTTGCTCATCGCCCACACGGTCAAGGGCAAGGGGATCTCTTTCATGGAAGGCGATTCCGGCTGGCACCACCGGGTACCCAAGGAAACGGAATATAATCAAGCGGTTTCCGAGTTGAACAAGATGAGGGTGTGA
- a CDS encoding alpha/beta hydrolase, with translation MKHEFLISLPYLLMIGMVALGSLWMMPATAASGDADAPLRDGQVLSVWPGVAPGSEGLSFTEEVNERSEEPEKLKDRAVVKILRPTLTVYRPENPNGAALLVVPGGAYQRVVIDKEGDELSPWLKSLGITFFVLRYRLPGDGHRQAADVPLQDAQRALRLIRKNAASWGLDPKRLGVMGFSAGGHVASSLAVKYNQKVYEPLDIVDAVSARPDFLVLGYPVITMRDRYAHPGSRAELLGKNPTPQQLDAYSNELFITRDTPPAFIMHAGDDSSVPVENALRFYLGLRDAGVPAELHIFKEGGHGFSIRLAKGKTAENWTLLCGEWFRAIGVAGPRP, from the coding sequence ATGAAACATGAGTTCCTGATCTCCCTCCCCTATCTGTTGATGATAGGAATGGTGGCTCTGGGAAGTCTATGGATGATGCCGGCGACCGCTGCCTCCGGGGATGCGGATGCCCCGCTCCGGGACGGGCAGGTCCTAAGCGTCTGGCCGGGAGTTGCGCCGGGTTCGGAAGGCCTGAGCTTCACGGAAGAGGTCAACGAGCGCAGCGAGGAACCGGAAAAACTCAAAGACCGGGCCGTGGTGAAGATCCTCCGGCCGACCCTCACCGTCTACCGGCCGGAGAACCCCAATGGCGCGGCGCTGCTGGTGGTGCCGGGAGGCGCCTACCAGCGGGTGGTCATCGATAAAGAAGGAGATGAACTGTCGCCATGGCTCAAGTCCCTGGGAATCACCTTCTTTGTGCTGCGCTACCGGCTGCCGGGCGACGGCCACCGGCAAGCCGCGGACGTGCCGCTCCAGGATGCCCAACGCGCGCTGCGCTTGATCCGCAAAAATGCCGCTTCCTGGGGGCTGGATCCCAAACGCCTCGGCGTGATGGGATTTTCGGCCGGCGGCCATGTGGCCTCGAGCCTCGCCGTGAAGTATAATCAAAAAGTTTACGAACCGCTGGACATCGTGGATGCGGTCAGCGCCCGCCCCGATTTCCTGGTGCTCGGGTATCCGGTCATCACCATGCGGGATCGTTACGCGCATCCGGGTTCGCGCGCGGAATTGCTCGGGAAAAACCCGACCCCTCAACAGTTGGACGCTTATTCCAATGAGCTGTTCATTACCAGGGACACGCCGCCCGCGTTCATCATGCATGCCGGCGACGACAGCTCGGTTCCGGTGGAAAATGCGCTCCGTTTCTATCTCGGATTACGGGACGCCGGAGTCCCGGCCGAGCTTCACATCTTCAAGGAAGGCGGGCACGGGTTCTCGATCCGCTTGGCCAAAGGCAAAACTGCGGAAAACTGGACGTTATTGTGCGGCGAATGGTTCCGAGCCATCGGCGTCGCCGGACCGCGACCATAA
- a CDS encoding rhamnogalacturonan acetylesterase produces MRHLSRILVLATILIAMGCFWLTRRGLQAAEKQISVYIAGDSTACDYPPDRAPRTGWGQELGQFFTDRVAVRNEAISGRSSMSFIAEGALDGILGRIKPNDYLFIQFGHNDAKQADPSRYTEPFTSYQANLLKYIQGARDKGAIPVLLSPISRFSFDAGGKVRPTHGDYPRAMRQLAEREKVPFIDMTEKTRRLMEELGPEKSGLFFMNLKPGESPNYPDGSEDGTHLRLEGATAFARLVIEGIREAELPLAEFIK; encoded by the coding sequence TTGCGGCATCTCTCACGCATTCTGGTATTGGCGACCATCCTGATCGCCATGGGCTGTTTCTGGCTGACCCGGCGGGGACTGCAGGCGGCCGAGAAGCAGATTTCCGTTTATATCGCCGGAGACTCGACGGCCTGTGACTACCCACCGGACCGGGCGCCGCGCACCGGATGGGGCCAGGAACTGGGTCAATTTTTCACCGATCGGGTGGCGGTCCGGAATGAAGCGATCTCGGGACGGAGTTCCATGAGTTTCATCGCGGAAGGGGCTTTAGACGGGATCTTGGGCCGGATCAAGCCGAATGATTATTTGTTCATTCAGTTCGGCCACAACGATGCGAAGCAGGCGGACCCCTCCCGTTACACCGAACCTTTCACGAGCTACCAAGCAAATTTGCTCAAATATATCCAAGGCGCCCGGGACAAAGGGGCCATCCCCGTTCTCCTGAGTCCCATCAGCCGGTTCAGTTTTGACGCGGGCGGAAAAGTGCGGCCCACCCACGGCGATTACCCGCGGGCCATGCGCCAATTGGCGGAACGGGAGAAAGTGCCCTTCATCGACATGACCGAAAAGACCCGGCGACTCATGGAAGAGCTGGGTCCGGAAAAATCCGGGCTCTTCTTCATGAATTTAAAACCCGGCGAGAGCCCCAATTATCCCGACGGCTCGGAAGACGGAACCCACTTGCGGCTGGAAGGGGCCACGGCCTTCGCCCGGCTGGTGATCGAAGGGATCCGGGAAGCTGAGTTGCCGCTGGCGGAGTTTATCAAGTAA
- a CDS encoding zinc-dependent alcohol dehydrogenase, with translation MKTRMAMVQSPGLAELVEVEVANPGETQVVIAIKASSICGSDLHIYKGKHPSAALPVSVGHELAGDVIQVGAKVTTVEVGDRVTVEPVVACGQCPPCQTGNYGYCDNLSYHYRKGQGALADYFVVDQRYVYKLPDQLSYEAGALVEPLSVAVHAVKRAKIALGDKLLIIGAGPIGILVAAVSKAAGAKEIIVADIADARLELAAAMGATRTVNSLNESVVDVVRQMTGGRGIAKTFECVGREETFVQAISCLCKGGLATMLGIFEQPTIQIPASLFVSQEITVQGSQGYCWDFETAIGLTDTIDLSKLVSHVLPLAEVDKALKVALTPSEKAVKVILKP, from the coding sequence ATGAAAACGAGAATGGCGATGGTTCAATCTCCCGGGCTGGCCGAATTGGTCGAGGTGGAAGTGGCGAATCCCGGAGAGACGCAAGTGGTGATCGCGATCAAGGCCAGCAGCATCTGCGGCAGCGATCTGCATATTTACAAAGGAAAGCACCCGTCGGCGGCCTTGCCGGTGAGCGTCGGTCACGAGCTGGCCGGCGATGTGATTCAGGTCGGCGCGAAGGTTACCACGGTTGAAGTCGGAGACCGGGTCACGGTGGAACCGGTGGTGGCCTGCGGCCAATGTCCGCCGTGTCAGACCGGCAATTACGGCTATTGCGACAACTTGAGCTACCATTACCGGAAGGGCCAGGGCGCGCTGGCCGACTATTTCGTGGTGGATCAAAGATACGTCTATAAGCTGCCGGATCAGTTGTCCTATGAGGCCGGAGCATTGGTCGAACCGCTCTCCGTGGCGGTCCACGCCGTGAAACGGGCCAAGATCGCCTTGGGCGACAAGCTGCTGATCATCGGCGCCGGCCCCATCGGCATCCTGGTCGCGGCGGTCAGTAAAGCGGCCGGGGCCAAGGAGATCATCGTCGCCGACATCGCCGATGCGCGTTTGGAATTGGCCGCCGCCATGGGCGCCACCCGGACCGTCAATTCGCTCAATGAATCGGTGGTCGATGTGGTCCGGCAGATGACGGGCGGACGCGGCATCGCCAAGACCTTTGAGTGTGTCGGCCGCGAGGAAACCTTCGTCCAGGCCATCTCCTGTCTGTGCAAAGGCGGCCTCGCCACGATGCTGGGCATCTTTGAGCAACCGACCATTCAGATCCCGGCCTCGCTCTTCGTCTCCCAGGAGATTACCGTCCAAGGTTCGCAGGGTTACTGTTGGGACTTTGAGACCGCGATCGGCCTCACCGACACCATCGACCTGAGCAAGCTGGTTTCCCACGTCCTGCCCCTGGCCGAGGTCGACAAAGCGCTGAAAGTGGCCTTGACTCCCAGCGAAAAGGCAGTGAAGGTCATCCTCAAGCCGTAA
- a CDS encoding ECF-type riboflavin transporter substrate-binding protein produces MKFINGFVSSLGTKQGIISVLIVIAVAILFFAIGKKKGHGLSTRDVVAIGIGAALYGALSMIAIPIGPNTSFRIAVALLVIFGALFGPVVGFLVGFIGHALNDALMYGSVWWSWVFLSAILGLSGGLVKFDRSFDALSGRISKSHYWQLYLYSLLGIVIGSVAAFAGDVLLYGEPPQKVWLQIILASVSNFIVLAVIGIPVVIALAKMRGKNTNLQISE; encoded by the coding sequence ATGAAATTTATCAACGGATTCGTCAGTTCGCTCGGCACCAAACAAGGCATCATCTCCGTCCTCATTGTGATCGCGGTTGCCATCCTGTTCTTCGCGATCGGTAAGAAGAAAGGCCACGGCCTCTCCACCCGCGACGTGGTGGCCATCGGGATCGGCGCTGCGCTCTACGGCGCGCTGTCGATGATCGCGATCCCGATCGGGCCCAACACCTCCTTCCGGATCGCCGTCGCCTTGCTGGTGATCTTCGGAGCCTTATTCGGACCGGTCGTCGGGTTTCTGGTCGGATTCATCGGCCACGCCTTAAACGACGCGCTGATGTACGGCTCCGTATGGTGGAGTTGGGTCTTCCTCTCGGCCATTCTCGGACTCAGCGGCGGTCTGGTCAAGTTCGACCGCAGCTTCGACGCGCTTTCCGGGAGGATTTCAAAATCCCATTACTGGCAGCTTTATCTCTATTCGTTGCTCGGCATCGTCATCGGCAGCGTGGCCGCTTTCGCGGGCGACGTCTTGCTGTACGGCGAACCGCCGCAAAAAGTCTGGCTGCAAATTATTCTCGCCAGCGTATCCAATTTCATCGTGCTGGCGGTGATCGGCATCCCGGTCGTCATCGCCCTGGCCAAGATGCGCGGCAAAAACACGAATCTGCAGATCAGCGAATGA